The following DNA comes from Synechococcus sp. CC9616.
ATCAACATGAATCAGAGCATCAGCATCAAGGGTTTTGAGCTTGCTGGGTTTCTTGGCTGAAAACTCCAGCACCTCCTCACCATGGTCGTGGTCGTGACCGTGATGGTCGTGGTCGTACTCTTTTGCCATGACGAAGGATAGTCGTGCTGAGTTTATACTAAAAATTAGAAGTATTTATAGCCGAAACATATCTGGCGCTAGCATTACATACCTCCAGTGATCCAATTGCCAATTACGACTGCCAGTAACGTTGTGTCAAGCGGAAAAAATTCGCGAGACCTATGAAATTCTGGTGATAACGCGCAAAGCGGGAATCTGCTTAATCACACAACGGAGATTTAATTTTATTCTGATGTTCAAGAGTAATGGCTTTCAGAAATGCCGATGTCCATCAAAAGCTGGTTGTTATTCTACCCTTAATGCGCTTACTTTATGAGAAGTTTAATTGCCGAGGTGACTATATGTAATCATTGTTAAATAACCATTTCAAGGCAAGCATCCCTCAAAAGGTTTGATTTTTTGGCGGGTTATTTATATATTTGAGTAAATCCAATGGTTTAATATTCTAGATTGGAAGTAGATCAAGATGATCTCCCTCTTGAAGTCCCATTTTTTCGATTGTCCCTTCGCGAAACTCCAGCCAATGATCTACCTTTTCAGAAGATTGGTAGGACTGGCATAGATCTGAATCAGTTTCTAAACAAATTGGCGTTTTTTCAAATAGGTCGATAATTGTTCCCTTCTTCAAGAAGACGATATCCAATGGTGCCAAACAATTATACATATATACAGATGCCTTATCGACTTTTTTGAGGGGAAACATCATCCCTCTTTTGTTGGGTAGTGATTCTCTTTGCATCATACCAAGTGATCGCTGGAATGGAGTCGTAGCCGACTCAAGCTTGATTTTTTTACCGTTCTCAAAAACAACTTTAAAAGTGGGCTTTAATCTCTGTTGTGAATGTAGGGAAACCTCGCTTGGGCTAACTGTTTCAATTGTCGTGTGGATATTCCGCTGCACTGTTGTTAATAACGTTCCTCCATTGTAAGGAAATCTGATGATATCATCATGTGTTGCGTGAACAATCTGATCACCTTCATTCGGATTGAAATCAGCAATAACATCATTCCCTTTGCTGATAATAAAATAATCGGCCCCTGCTCCCCCCGTTAAAGTATCGTCACCATCTTTTCCATCTAAAATGTCACTTCCGTGGCCACCCAGCAGCTTGTTGTTATTTTTGCTGCCGATCAAATAATCAGGAGAATTGCTTCCTCTGAGTGTCGTTTTTTGCCCCGACTTAACACGCGTGCGCTTGGACTGCCAAGAAGCTTTTGCCATGAAAATATCAGTATTAACTAATTCTAGCCCATCAAGATGAACATAGGCGGTTCGCAAGCATTCGACATTCTTCTATGGCTACAAGCCAACGACCTTTGCTTGTCACAAATCCCTGCTACAACGAA
Coding sequences within:
- a CDS encoding DUF192 domain-containing protein, coding for MAKASWQSKRTRVKSGQKTTLRGSNSPDYLIGSKNNNKLLGGHGSDILDGKDGDDTLTGGAGADYFIISKGNDVIADFNPNEGDQIVHATHDDIIRFPYNGGTLLTTVQRNIHTTIETVSPSEVSLHSQQRLKPTFKVVFENGKKIKLESATTPFQRSLGMMQRESLPNKRGMMFPLKKVDKASVYMYNCLAPLDIVFLKKGTIIDLFEKTPICLETDSDLCQSYQSSEKVDHWLEFREGTIEKMGLQEGDHLDLLPI